A DNA window from Nitrospirota bacterium contains the following coding sequences:
- the scpB gene encoding SMC-Scp complex subunit ScpB, with translation MDDHQLKSAIEAIVFVSGNPLSLDRLKGIFEEAAAEQIEAQVRLLQQEYIDRGSGLMLAEVAGGYQLATRPELFGWIRKFKTVKTSTRLSKPALETLAIVAYKQPITRSEVEAIRGVNIGGIMRNLMERRLVKIVGKKDVAGKPMMYGTTLEFLQYFGLKDLSALPTLKEFQELEAGEEVMEEVPLVEGEDAETPAFGETTLEESSSPEAAETGTMAETSIEENRTG, from the coding sequence TTGGATGATCATCAACTGAAATCGGCGATCGAAGCGATTGTTTTCGTTTCGGGCAATCCCCTTTCCCTGGACAGGCTCAAAGGCATTTTTGAAGAGGCAGCGGCCGAACAGATCGAGGCGCAGGTCCGGCTGCTTCAGCAGGAATACATCGACCGGGGCTCGGGTCTTATGCTTGCCGAGGTGGCCGGCGGATACCAGCTCGCTACGCGGCCGGAGCTCTTCGGATGGATCCGGAAATTCAAGACCGTAAAAACATCAACCAGGCTCTCGAAGCCCGCGCTCGAGACGCTCGCCATCGTGGCGTATAAACAGCCCATCACCCGCTCGGAAGTGGAGGCGATCCGCGGCGTGAACATCGGCGGCATCATGCGGAACCTCATGGAACGACGCCTCGTGAAGATCGTGGGCAAGAAGGACGTTGCGGGCAAACCCATGATGTACGGTACCACGCTGGAATTCCTCCAGTACTTCGGATTGAAAGACCTCTCCGCCCTTCCGACGCTCAAGGAGTTCCAGGAGCTCGAGGCCGGAGAAGAGGTCATGGAAGAGGTCCCCCTCGTTGAGGGAGAGGACGCGGAAACACCCGCGTTCGGGGAGACGACCCTGGAAGAATCATCGTCCCCGGAGGCGGCTGAAACGGGAACAATGGCAGAAACGTCAATCGAGGAGAACAGGACAGGATGA
- a CDS encoding kinase/pyrophosphorylase — MKKIYIISDATGQSGLHILRAAIVQFEHARAKMMVFHNIDAKTRLKTILDKAREDKALIAFTFVRKEMRDYAHAFCLKNTIYHLDILGPLINNLSAYLRLEPLETPTLLRKVDERYFKRIDAIDYTLGHDDGRGAERLMEADIVLVGLSRTSKTPTSFYLAQEGFKVANVPIVPGIPLPEELFEIDQHKVVCLTIDPEVLQKIRTVRQKNSRLKPGYSEFKKVFAEVEYVWALIKKHRNWTVVDTTNKSIEETAWEIVHHVVGAEHDEYY, encoded by the coding sequence GTGAAAAAAATTTACATTATTTCCGATGCCACCGGTCAGAGCGGTCTGCACATCCTGAGGGCGGCCATCGTGCAGTTCGAACATGCCCGCGCAAAAATGATGGTCTTCCACAATATCGATGCAAAGACCAGACTCAAAACGATCCTCGACAAGGCCAGGGAGGACAAGGCCCTTATCGCTTTTACCTTTGTCAGGAAAGAGATGAGGGACTATGCCCACGCATTCTGCCTGAAGAACACGATCTACCATCTTGATATTCTGGGCCCGCTCATCAATAATCTCTCCGCCTATCTGCGGCTGGAACCGCTCGAAACCCCGACCCTGCTCAGAAAGGTGGATGAACGGTATTTCAAGCGTATTGACGCGATAGACTATACCCTCGGGCACGATGACGGCAGGGGCGCCGAGCGTCTTATGGAAGCTGATATCGTTCTGGTGGGCCTCTCGCGGACATCCAAGACCCCGACCTCTTTCTACCTGGCCCAGGAGGGCTTCAAGGTCGCAAATGTCCCCATCGTTCCGGGGATCCCCCTGCCGGAAGAGCTCTTCGAGATCGACCAGCACAAGGTCGTCTGCCTTACCATTGACCCCGAGGTCCTCCAAAAAATAAGGACGGTGCGTCAAAAAAATTCCAGGCTCAAGCCGGGCTACAGCGAGTTCAAGAAGGTCTTTGCCGAAGTAGAATATGTCTGGGCGCTCATAAAAAAACACCGGAACTGGACAGTCGTCGATACGACGAACAAATCCATTGAGGAGACCGCGTGGGAGATCGTCCACCATGTTGTCGGAGCCGAACATGACGAATATTATTAG
- a CDS encoding universal stress protein encodes MKTEQDSPVKDKHFLVAVDDSESSKRAVVYVADLLGSLPGFTVTLCSIIPAPEQDFFDREEQGQEWIKEKTAQAGKMLENYRQVLIQSGFSEDKVSIQTFVNEEKSFADAILAMRCDLTCCTVVVGRHHKSKTEEFLFGSTSSKLIHEAKNCAVWVVE; translated from the coding sequence ATGAAGACCGAACAAGACAGTCCCGTCAAGGACAAGCATTTCCTGGTCGCCGTGGATGATTCGGAAAGTTCAAAGCGCGCCGTGGTCTATGTCGCCGACCTTCTCGGCAGTCTGCCGGGATTTACGGTGACGTTATGCAGCATCATCCCCGCTCCCGAGCAGGACTTTTTCGACCGTGAGGAGCAAGGGCAGGAATGGATCAAAGAAAAAACAGCTCAGGCCGGGAAAATGCTCGAGAACTACCGGCAGGTCCTGATCCAATCGGGGTTCTCCGAGGACAAGGTCAGTATCCAGACCTTTGTGAACGAGGAAAAATCGTTCGCCGACGCGATCCTCGCTATGCGCTGCGATCTCACCTGCTGCACCGTGGTGGTCGGCAGGCACCACAAATCCAAGACCGAGGAGTTTCTCTTCGGCAGCACGTCAAGCAAGCTTATTCATGAGGCCAAGAACTGCGCGGTGTGGGTGGTGGAGTAA
- a CDS encoding segregation/condensation protein A has protein sequence MSYQIKLEIFEGPMDLLLHLIKKHELDIYSIPIALITQQYLEYINLMKSLDMEIAGEFLVMASTLTHIKSKMMLPPSENPEGEDDGTDPQAELIRRLLEYKSYKEAAITLEDKEETWSKVYMRASEAVPDVPEDDEPLLFDFHLFDLLAALKDVMARVPDASFEITAETVSITEKISQILSRLETVDSMLFVDLFEESASKAQVIGTFLALLELIKTRVVKAFQIEQFGAIRIMKAVTETRDRDTATGNLFG, from the coding sequence ATGTCGTACCAGATAAAGCTGGAGATATTTGAAGGTCCCATGGACCTTCTCCTGCACCTCATCAAGAAGCACGAACTCGATATCTACTCCATCCCCATCGCACTCATTACCCAGCAGTATCTCGAATACATCAACCTCATGAAGAGCCTCGACATGGAGATCGCGGGAGAGTTCCTCGTGATGGCTTCCACGCTCACGCACATCAAATCAAAGATGATGCTGCCGCCATCCGAAAACCCCGAGGGAGAAGACGACGGTACGGATCCCCAGGCCGAACTCATCCGGCGGCTCCTCGAATACAAGAGCTACAAGGAAGCGGCAATAACGCTCGAGGACAAGGAAGAAACCTGGTCAAAGGTGTACATGCGGGCGTCCGAGGCCGTGCCCGACGTCCCGGAGGACGATGAACCCCTGCTCTTCGACTTTCACCTCTTCGACCTGCTCGCGGCGCTCAAAGACGTCATGGCGCGGGTGCCTGATGCCAGTTTCGAGATCACGGCCGAGACCGTCTCGATCACCGAGAAGATATCCCAGATCCTGTCGCGGCTGGAGACCGTGGACAGCATGCTCTTTGTCGACCTCTTCGAAGAGAGCGCGTCCAAGGCCCAGGTGATCGGCACGTTCCTGGCGCTCCTCGAGCTGATCAAGACCCGCGTGGTAAAGGCGTTCCAGATCGAGCAGTTCGGCGCGATCCGGATCATGAAGGCCGTGACCGAGACCCGGGACCGGGACACGGCCACGGGGAATTTGTTCGGTTAA
- a CDS encoding toll/interleukin-1 receptor domain-containing protein, protein MEIHLSALKRQGLIDTWHDRRIGAGEEIDHVISEHLEKADIILLLVSPYFIASDYCYDVEMKRAIERQKAGEARVLPVILHPCDWHSLPFGKLMATPTDGKPVSMFPNQHAAFLEISQAIRKAAEEVNAKSYGGSSAKSTVQVAPDRKVDSEPQIRSSNLRVKKKYADIEKDRFLNDAFEYIAKYFEGSLSELRSRNNDVESDFRRIDANHFVAAVYMNGSETSRCKIWLADRRSFPGGIAYSVGNSPGDSSYNESISVDDDGYILFLKPLGMAFRGRVENEKMGFEGAAEYLWGMFIEPLQR, encoded by the coding sequence ATGGAAATCCATCTTTCCGCACTGAAGCGTCAAGGCTTGATTGACACGTGGCACGATCGCAGAATCGGAGCGGGAGAAGAAATAGATCATGTTATCAGTGAACATCTGGAAAAGGCTGACATCATTCTTCTCTTGGTTAGCCCCTATTTTATTGCATCTGACTATTGCTATGATGTTGAAATGAAAAGGGCTATCGAACGACAAAAGGCCGGAGAAGCTCGGGTGCTCCCGGTAATTCTCCATCCTTGTGATTGGCACAGCCTGCCGTTTGGAAAACTGATGGCGACCCCGACAGATGGAAAGCCTGTCTCCATGTTTCCGAATCAACATGCTGCTTTTCTTGAGATTTCCCAGGCTATTCGAAAAGCTGCGGAAGAGGTAAATGCCAAGTCCTATGGCGGGAGTTCTGCAAAGTCCACTGTACAAGTAGCACCCGACAGGAAGGTTGACTCAGAGCCTCAGATAAGATCGAGCAATCTGAGGGTAAAGAAAAAGTATGCCGACATTGAGAAGGACCGATTCTTAAATGATGCATTCGAATACATCGCGAAATATTTTGAAGGATCGCTTTCGGAACTGCGGTCGAGAAACAATGACGTTGAATCAGATTTCCGTCGTATAGATGCAAATCATTTTGTTGCTGCCGTCTATATGAATGGTTCTGAAACCAGCCGATGCAAGATTTGGCTGGCTGATAGAAGAAGTTTTCCGGGGGGGATTGCTTACTCAGTGGGGAATTCACCCGGTGATAGCAGCTACAACGAGTCAATTTCTGTAGACGATGACGGATATATATTGTTTCTTAAACCCCTTGGCATGGCGTTTCGCGGACGCGTTGAAAATGAAAAGATGGGCTTTGAAGGTGCGGCTGAGTACTTATGGGGGATGTTCATAGAGCCATTGCAACGATAA
- a CDS encoding helix-turn-helix domain-containing protein, whose translation MIKKIEDLNYYELLEVSPRATSQEIHKAYERVRRVYEPNSMALYSLFSPEETAAITQRIEEAYRTLVYESNRKRYDALLRGQDELPDLPPLPSDPADQPRQDQLSFPSELTYQPRPAQPALTLPSENRYLSTLEPLVQQPAPPKTVHETITPVSQFIADFTGPAIKMLREQHGLTVRNIADITKIGTRYLEFIEEEVYGKLPARAYTRGFLMLYAKALGCDPERMAGDYLKRYDAATTPKTK comes from the coding sequence ATGATCAAAAAAATAGAGGACTTGAACTACTACGAGTTGCTGGAGGTCAGCCCCCGGGCGACCTCTCAGGAGATCCACAAGGCCTATGAGCGGGTCCGGCGGGTGTACGAGCCGAATTCCATGGCGCTCTATTCGCTCTTCAGCCCTGAAGAGACCGCCGCCATCACCCAGCGGATCGAAGAAGCCTACCGGACCCTGGTATACGAGAGCAACCGGAAACGGTACGATGCGCTGTTGCGGGGACAGGACGAACTGCCTGATCTTCCGCCGCTCCCGTCCGACCCGGCAGATCAGCCCCGTCAAGACCAGCTGTCATTCCCTTCCGAGCTTACGTATCAGCCCCGTCCTGCTCAGCCGGCGCTCACGCTGCCGTCGGAGAACCGCTACTTGAGCACGTTGGAACCGCTGGTCCAGCAGCCCGCGCCGCCAAAAACCGTGCACGAGACGATCACGCCGGTCTCCCAGTTCATCGCGGATTTCACCGGACCCGCCATCAAGATGCTGAGGGAACAGCACGGACTTACCGTGCGGAATATCGCTGATATAACGAAGATCGGTACGCGCTACCTCGAATTCATCGAAGAGGAAGTCTATGGCAAATTGCCGGCGCGTGCCTATACGCGGGGTTTTCTCATGCTTTATGCAAAAGCGCTGGGCTGCGACCCGGAGCGGATGGCAGGCGACTATTTGAAGAGATACGACGCCGCGACGACGCCAAAAACGAAGTAG
- a CDS encoding HEAT repeat domain-containing protein produces MKPDIKALALAKNFGDIETAIYADRSLIGDLVALLAEKNGDVRSGVLNLLSRVGFDYPNDTRPHLPTLIALLDDPDMFIKIDAANAVGNLGFSFKDAAAKAAPKLKLLLGHEQSLVRQEAAYALGNIGFAHTDLVTDAVPRLIQMLEGGDDDERESAAHALGKVGINAPELIKGILPRLVEVLEFSKEATCGGVLFALGAIGLHYPREVASLVPRLMQYLDSGHPNAVKNAVAALGNIGSSNAELVKDAIPKIRKIMETATDVDIKMNARVALGRMGDPTAM; encoded by the coding sequence ATGAAACCCGATATCAAGGCGCTGGCGCTGGCAAAAAATTTCGGCGACATCGAGACTGCGATCTACGCGGACCGATCGCTCATCGGCGATCTTGTCGCGCTCCTTGCGGAGAAGAACGGTGACGTACGGTCCGGCGTTCTGAACCTGCTGTCGCGCGTCGGATTCGACTACCCGAACGATACCCGGCCGCACCTGCCGACCCTGATCGCGCTGCTCGACGACCCGGACATGTTCATCAAGATCGACGCGGCGAACGCTGTCGGGAACCTGGGTTTCAGCTTCAAGGACGCGGCTGCCAAAGCCGCACCAAAATTGAAATTGCTTCTCGGGCATGAGCAGAGCCTCGTGCGTCAGGAAGCTGCCTACGCCCTCGGAAACATCGGGTTCGCCCATACGGACCTCGTAACTGACGCTGTCCCGCGTTTGATCCAGATGCTCGAGGGGGGCGATGATGACGAGCGCGAGTCAGCCGCGCACGCCCTGGGCAAGGTGGGCATCAACGCGCCGGAGCTGATCAAGGGGATCCTTCCCCGGCTCGTGGAGGTGCTTGAGTTCTCGAAAGAGGCGACCTGCGGCGGCGTGCTCTTCGCGCTGGGAGCTATCGGATTGCATTATCCCCGGGAAGTGGCAAGCCTGGTGCCGAGGTTGATGCAGTATCTGGACAGCGGCCACCCGAACGCGGTAAAGAATGCCGTGGCCGCCCTCGGGAACATCGGCAGCTCGAACGCGGAGCTCGTCAAGGACGCGATCCCGAAGATCCGAAAGATCATGGAGACCGCGACGGACGTCGATATAAAGATGAACGCCAGGGTGGCGCTCGGAAGAATGGGCGACCCGACGGCGATGTGA
- a CDS encoding UPF0182 family protein gives MNNKMPGNKVLIIAVVSGIILLAGARGFFSFMADWRFFREVGYDAVFQKTFMAKLLTGLVFGLTAFLMVFINLFIAGKRKLPSGMVNPLWESVPQLQNLDLNRLMTAISLLAALLAFVFAFPLGAQYWEQALLFLNSVPAGLVDPLFGRDISFFLFHYPFLDAMNIMLRSLIVIAAVLAAAVYLLRGGIALAGGSFSADPFMKRHLGILLSLFLISLGFSFALDRFGLLTTEHGVLYGASYTDVHVRLTMLAVMAVLAVAAAIVIPFVTARRSLAIPLITLVVLAGAYVLGLKVYPSTIQSFQVSPNESVLELPFIADHIKFTRFGYDLENIELQPFAANKQLAFTDIRKNLSTIRNIRLWDEEPLLKTYSQLQQIRTYYHFRDVDNDRYSVNGSYLQVMLSPRELSYADLPNKSWINERLVFTHGFGLALGPVSGITKEGLPEFFIKDIPPVTSAGPQVKRPEIYYGESPNDYVIVNTKTREFSYPTTKENVYTVYAGSGGVRLTSILSRLLYAAYFGNFNIFLSSDVTNESRILYNRSIMKRVTEIAPFLSFDPDPYMVIADNGRLSWIIDAYTRSGNLPYSKPLAGGTNYIRNSIKVVVDAYDGSVVFYVVDQKDILAKTYAAVFPTLFRPVTEMPPDLRRHIRYPRALLQIQAQMFKTFHMTDPAVFYNKEDLWEVPSYRQKTMDPYYLITKLPGHQAEEFILLLPFTPSKRDNLAAWMAARCDGENYGKVIVYTFPRDRLIFGPRQIDARIDQDAYISQQLTLWGQRGSDVIRGSLLIIPIEDSLIYVQPLYLVATDKGGLPELRRVIVAYGNDVVMEETLEAAIQHLFSGSLPSMRMMETAGAAVTLQPRELGSRAMEQLRKAREALRKEDWTGYGKYLKELEETLRQMTK, from the coding sequence ATGAATAATAAAATGCCGGGGAACAAGGTCCTCATCATTGCCGTTGTCTCAGGGATCATCCTACTCGCGGGAGCGCGGGGATTTTTTTCCTTCATGGCGGACTGGCGGTTCTTCCGCGAAGTCGGCTATGACGCGGTCTTTCAGAAGACCTTCATGGCAAAGCTGCTGACCGGGCTCGTGTTCGGCCTGACCGCCTTTCTCATGGTCTTCATCAATCTCTTCATTGCCGGAAAGCGCAAGCTCCCGTCCGGCATGGTGAACCCCCTCTGGGAAAGCGTGCCGCAATTGCAGAACCTCGACCTGAACCGGCTGATGACCGCGATCTCGCTTCTGGCGGCGCTTCTCGCGTTCGTGTTCGCCTTCCCGCTCGGCGCGCAATACTGGGAGCAGGCGCTCCTGTTCCTGAACAGCGTGCCCGCGGGCCTCGTTGATCCGCTCTTTGGCAGGGACATCTCGTTCTTTCTCTTCCACTATCCTTTTCTCGACGCGATGAACATCATGCTGCGCAGCCTGATCGTGATCGCCGCGGTCCTGGCAGCCGCCGTCTATCTTCTCCGGGGCGGCATTGCGCTCGCGGGCGGGTCCTTCTCCGCCGACCCTTTCATGAAACGTCACCTCGGGATCCTCCTGTCGCTGTTCCTCATCTCCCTCGGGTTCAGTTTTGCCCTCGACCGCTTTGGCCTGCTCACGACCGAGCACGGGGTCCTGTACGGGGCCTCGTACACTGATGTGCATGTGCGGCTGACCATGCTCGCGGTCATGGCCGTGCTCGCGGTTGCCGCAGCGATCGTTATCCCTTTTGTTACCGCGCGCCGCTCCCTTGCCATTCCGCTCATCACGCTCGTTGTGCTTGCCGGCGCGTACGTCCTGGGGCTGAAGGTCTATCCTTCGACGATCCAGAGCTTTCAGGTCTCGCCGAACGAGAGCGTGCTCGAGCTGCCTTTCATCGCCGACCATATCAAGTTCACCCGCTTCGGTTACGACCTGGAAAATATTGAGCTCCAGCCCTTTGCCGCGAACAAACAGCTTGCCTTCACCGATATCCGGAAGAACCTGTCCACGATACGGAACATCCGGCTCTGGGACGAGGAACCGCTGCTCAAGACCTACAGCCAGCTGCAGCAGATCCGGACCTACTACCACTTCCGTGACGTGGACAATGATCGTTACAGCGTCAACGGCAGTTATCTGCAGGTCATGCTGTCGCCCCGGGAGCTCTCCTATGCCGATCTGCCGAACAAGTCCTGGATCAACGAGCGGCTTGTTTTCACGCATGGTTTCGGACTGGCTCTGGGGCCGGTGAGCGGGATCACGAAGGAAGGCCTGCCGGAGTTCTTCATCAAGGACATCCCGCCTGTCACGAGTGCGGGGCCGCAGGTGAAGCGTCCCGAGATCTACTATGGCGAAAGCCCGAACGACTACGTGATCGTGAATACGAAGACCAGGGAGTTCAGCTATCCCACGACGAAAGAGAACGTCTATACCGTCTACGCGGGCAGCGGGGGGGTCCGGCTCACCTCGATCCTGTCGCGGCTGCTCTATGCCGCCTACTTCGGAAACTTCAATATCTTCCTGTCGAGCGATGTGACGAACGAAAGCCGGATCCTCTATAACCGCTCGATCATGAAGCGGGTGACGGAGATTGCGCCGTTCCTCTCCTTTGATCCCGATCCCTACATGGTCATCGCTGACAACGGACGGTTGTCCTGGATCATCGATGCCTACACCCGGAGCGGCAACCTTCCCTATTCGAAACCACTCGCCGGAGGGACCAACTATATCCGCAACTCGATCAAGGTGGTCGTGGACGCCTACGACGGGAGCGTTGTGTTCTATGTGGTGGACCAGAAGGACATCCTTGCGAAGACCTATGCCGCGGTCTTCCCGACCCTGTTCAGGCCCGTCACCGAGATGCCGCCGGACCTCAGACGCCACATCCGGTACCCGCGGGCGCTGCTCCAGATCCAGGCGCAGATGTTCAAGACCTTTCACATGACGGATCCCGCGGTGTTCTACAACAAGGAGGACCTCTGGGAGGTCCCGTCGTACCGCCAAAAGACCATGGACCCCTATTACCTCATCACGAAGCTCCCCGGGCACCAGGCGGAAGAGTTCATCCTGCTCCTGCCCTTCACGCCGTCGAAGCGGGACAATCTGGCGGCCTGGATGGCGGCGCGATGCGACGGCGAGAACTACGGAAAGGTCATCGTCTATACCTTCCCGAGGGACCGCTTGATCTTCGGGCCCCGCCAGATCGACGCCCGCATAGACCAGGACGCCTATATCTCGCAGCAGCTCACGCTTTGGGGCCAGCGCGGCTCAGATGTGATCCGCGGGAGCCTCCTGATCATCCCCATCGAGGACTCGCTCATCTATGTCCAGCCGCTCTACCTGGTGGCCACGGACAAGGGGGGGCTGCCGGAACTTCGCCGGGTCATTGTTGCCTACGGGAACGACGTGGTCATGGAAGAGACGCTTGAGGCGGCGATCCAGCATTTGTTCAGCGGCAGCCTGCCCAGCATGCGGATGATGGAGACCGCCGGGGCGGCGGTCACGCTGCAACCCAGGGAACTGGGTTCCCGGGCCATGGAACAGCTGCGCAAGGCGCGGGAAGCGCTCCGGAAAGAGGACTGGACCGGGTACGGCAAGTACCTGAAGGAGCTGGAAGAGACCCTCCGGCAGATGACGAAGTAA
- a CDS encoding AAA family ATPase → MIELQDALRKKEIWAIGGGKGGIGKSLITGNIGITLARLKKKVLLVDADLGGANLHTTLGIGVPEMTLSDFLNRRVKTIQEVIIKTSIPNLSLVSGAQDFLDAANPNFAQKTRLLRHLETLDADYILLDLGAGTSFNILDFFLFSDHGILVVLPEPTAIENAYRFIKSAFYRRFKKVVVDQNIKDLIDAAMDQKNNMGIRTPYDLIERVKSMEREVGEVLELEVLKFKPQLIVNQVRTKNDIQIGFSMKSACQKYFGIDVEYLGYVEYDDCVWQSIRSKRPLMIEYPYSRPSRCIERIVHNLLRKEQLTLSMLY, encoded by the coding sequence ATGATCGAGCTCCAGGATGCCCTGCGAAAAAAAGAGATATGGGCCATCGGCGGCGGCAAGGGCGGGATCGGCAAAAGCCTGATCACCGGGAACATCGGCATCACCCTCGCGCGCCTCAAGAAAAAGGTCCTGCTGGTGGACGCCGACCTGGGAGGCGCGAACCTTCACACCACGCTCGGCATCGGCGTTCCGGAGATGACGCTCTCGGATTTTCTGAACCGTCGCGTCAAGACCATCCAGGAAGTCATTATCAAGACCAGCATCCCGAACCTGAGTCTTGTCAGCGGCGCCCAGGACTTCCTCGACGCGGCCAATCCGAATTTCGCGCAGAAGACGCGTCTGCTCAGACACCTCGAGACGCTGGATGCGGACTACATTCTCCTTGACCTCGGCGCGGGCACCTCGTTCAACATCCTTGATTTTTTCCTGTTCTCGGACCACGGCATCCTCGTCGTGCTGCCCGAACCCACGGCCATTGAGAACGCCTATCGGTTCATCAAGAGCGCCTTCTACCGAAGGTTCAAAAAGGTGGTGGTCGATCAGAACATCAAGGACCTTATCGACGCGGCCATGGACCAGAAGAACAATATGGGCATCCGCACCCCCTATGACCTCATCGAGCGCGTGAAGTCGATGGAGCGGGAAGTGGGCGAGGTGCTCGAACTCGAAGTGCTCAAGTTCAAGCCCCAGCTGATCGTGAACCAGGTCAGGACCAAGAACGACATTCAGATCGGATTCTCCATGAAAAGCGCCTGCCAGAAATACTTCGGCATCGACGTGGAATATCTGGGCTATGTGGAATACGATGATTGCGTCTGGCAGTCCATCCGGAGCAAACGGCCGCTCATGATCGAATACCCCTACTCGCGGCCGTCGCGCTGCATAGAACGGATCGTCCATAATCTGCTCAGGAAAGAGCAGCTTACGCTGAGCATGCTGTACTAA